The Trypanosoma brucei gambiense DAL972 chromosome 10, complete sequence genome has a segment encoding these proteins:
- a CDS encoding helicase-like protein, putative, with protein sequence MVRLTVLVRCGLGFYVAVHPWLTGSGYVKVGCTADFTRRLEMASFTTCFTPEWSYYAVFRCESMKEAFLLEQAVLFLFKERRVPQRELIKGNAQDVTEGARRVCSTLNLNALVNMAPVYTEKNSLPPDYASSGRISTEKNSRREAEAPKLHTLEKYMGSLEKLRESMVSLNSPCDASTDDDIFNSVETGDGEDYEIGCDFEVVDALGEETFSLAALRPYQKDAVARCLEQLDSCGATICQMACRCGKTPVAYDLIRRHLEMKPNSIILYLVPGLALLRQTARKLYSYGLKDVPFLLIGSDSGSIFLGDGCVRNMTTDAELIRSTISSCASHLIVISTYQSSHIISKMPNFALTVFDECHRVCGSDLPTNFNNVLLQPRCGRRLFLTATPAYDTPLKMDNTFLFGDIAYRYYLREGIDAGYVNPFAVRIVLGESMDDMNPYFYEAMNTVDKMIVYCRCIEHATKLAADLKHPLPDDITPFDVLLAHSRMGSAAVASVLRDFSASRRCILLNVRLLQEGVEIPDLNAVFFAAPRYSSRDIVQSICRPLNKMENKPISYVFLPATINKRLPEDHPVNLEKFSTLVPFTDALMDEDPLLFEYLIDPHKVSYDVDVVGVRSLKLSSERLRRFVLPAIRRGVRYSSQNTDRLHRATRLPWKNAFNEMKRIVLECNRYPKTNDAWVIGKKSVSMALFYRYCRKGYRQYLDKEPSCLRMHQIRDLESLPLWRTYGLHGPYPWEECLNTLREYLEAHGSVPPLDVHKGGYIGLDATPFERLCGVLMHVNQCDACTKLRLDPAKQKQLDRLCKPFGLKWKKGRDKDGKILPGEATFITDSYDRFKALYEDRQKNNFQEYLDSHFPGYPLKHERMEDPRNLRKDRVPPRHVSRDEVTNPHKAGKVMCRVCRRNVAVRVWEQHLKSKAHRQNMK encoded by the coding sequence ATGGTCCGCCTGACCGTGCTCGTTAGGTGTGGCCTTGGCTTTTACGTTGCCGTCCACCCGTGGTTGACGGGCTCCGGCTACGTGAAGGTTGGGTGCACAGCGGACTTCACCCGCCGCCTAGAAATGGCTTCGTTCACAACGTGCTTCACACCCGAATGGTCGTACTACGCTGTTTTCCGTTGTGAAAGCATGAAAGAGGCGTTCCTCCTTGAACAAGCTGTGCTGTTTCTGTTCAAAGAAAGGCGCGTCCCACAGCGAGAGCTTATAAAAGGCAATGCGCAAGATGTTACCGAGGGTGCCCGACGTGTTTGTAGCACGCTCAACTTAAACGCACTGGTGAACATGGCACCCGTTTATACTGAAAAGAACAGCTTACCACCCGACTATGCGAGCAGTGGACGGATCTCGACTGAGAAAAACTCCCGGCGTGAGGCGGAGGCTCCGAAATTGCACACCCTGGAAAAGTACATGGGATCACTGGAAAAGCTTCGTGAGTCCATGGTTTCTCTCAATTCTCCATGTGATGCATCGACTGACGATGATATTTTCAACAGTGTTGAGACAGGAGATGGGGAAGACTATGAAATTGGCTGTGATTTTGAGGTTGTGGATGCGTTGGGAGAAGAGACGTTTAGTTTGGCGGCGCTTCGTCCGTATCAAAAGGATGCTGTAGCTCGTTGCCTTGAGCAGCTCGATAGTTGTGGCGCCACAATTTGTCAAATGGCTTGCCGTTGCGGGAAGACCCCAGTGGCATATGATCTCATTCGTCGGCATTTGGAGATGAAACCAAATTCCATCATTCTTTACCTGGTTCCAGGCCTTGCGCTTTTGCGGCAGACAGCTCGGAAGCTTTATAGCTATGGTTTGAAGGATGTTCCGTTTCTTCTTATAGGGTCAGACAGCGGAAGCATATTCCTGGGGGACGGCTGTGTTCGTAACATGACGACTGACGCTGAATTGATTAGGAGCACCATCAGCTCATGTGCCTCACATTTGATTGTTATTAGCACATATCAGTCTTCGCACATAATCTCAAAAATGCCAAATTTTGCACTCACCGTATTTGATGAATGTCACCGCGTTTGTGGGAGTGACTTACCCACTAATTTCAATAACGTCCTCCTCCAACCTCGCTGCGGACGGAGATTATTCCTCACTGCAACACCAGCATACGATACGCCACTAAAAATGGACAACACGTTTCTGTTTGGTGACATAGCATATCGGTACTATTTGCGGGAGGGCATCGACGCTGGTTACGTGAACCCTTTTGCGGTGCGAATTGTATTGGGCGAGAGCATGGATGACATGAATCCATATTTTTATGAAGCTATGAATACTGTGGACAAGATGATCGTCTACTGTAGGTGCATTGAGCACGCGACAAAGCTTGCGGCGGATCTGAAGCATCCCCTCCCTGATGATATAACGCCCTTCGATGTGTTGCTCGCCCATTCTCGGATGGGAAGCGCCGCCGTTGCTAGTGTTTTGAGAGATTTTTCAGCATCCAGACGTTGCATATTGCTAAACGTTCGTTTACTCCAGGAAGGGGTGGAAATTCCCGACCTCAACGCCGTATTTTTTGCCGCCCCGCGCTACAGCTCCCGTGACATTGTTCAGAGTATATGCCGACCGCTCaataaaatggaaaacaagCCCATTTCCTACGTGTTCCTTCCCGCCACCATCAACAAGAGGTTGCCGGAAGATCACCCCGTCAATCTGGAGAAGTTTTCCACGCTTGTCCCCTTTACAGATGCTTTGATGGACGAAGATCCGCTGCTGTTTGAGTATTTGATTGACCCTCATAAAGTGTCCTACGACGTTGATGTCGTGGGTGTGAGGTCCCTCAAGCTGTCATCTGAACGGCTACGAAGGTTCGTTCTTCCCGCCATCAGGCGTGGGGTGCGCTACTCAAGCCAGAACACGGATCGATTGCACCGCGCGACGCGACTTCCGTGGAAGAATGCCTTCAACGAAATGAAACGCATTGTGCTAGAGTGCAATAGATATCCCAAAACAAACGATGCTTGGGTTATTGGAAAGAAATCGGTTTCAATGGCTCTCTTTTACCGTTACTGCCGAAAGGGATACCGTCAGTACTTGGACAAAGAACCCTCCTGTTTGAGGATGCACCAAATACGCGACCTGGAATCACTCCCTCTGTGGCGGACTTACGGACTCCACGGTCCATACCCGTGGGAGGAGTGTTTGAATACTCTTCGCGAGTATCTGGAGGCCCATGGAAGTGTGCCTCCACTCGACGTGCACAAGGGCGGCTACATTGGGCTGGACGCGACCCCGTTCGAGAGGCTCTGTGGTGTGCTGATGCACGTTAACCAGTGCGATGCATGCACCAAACTGCGACTAGACCCCGCCAAGCAGAAGCAGCTCGACAGGCTCTGCAAACCTTTCGGGCtcaaatggaagaaaggaCGTGACAAGGATGGAAAGATTCTCCCAGGGGAAGCTACCTTCATCACAGACTCGTATGATCGCTTTAAAGCGCTCTACGAGGACCGTCAGAAGAACAACTTCCAGGAGTATCTAGACAGTCACTTTCCTGGTTATCCCTTGAAGCATGAACGTATGGAAGACCCGCGGAACTTAAGAAAGGATCGTGTGCCCCCACGGCACGTGTCGAGGGACGAAGTTACCAACCCTCATAAGGCGGGAAAGGTCATGTGTAGGGTTTGCCGCCGAAACGTTGCAGTGCGCGTGTGGGAACAGCACTTAAAGAGCAAGGCCCATCGACAAAACATGAAATGA